In the Bombus pyrosoma isolate SC7728 linkage group LG15, ASM1482585v1, whole genome shotgun sequence genome, one interval contains:
- the LOC122575421 gene encoding pantothenate kinase 3 isoform X1, which translates to MTRRTVMSPQTYKNHITTEAMASNGYTDSETPVKESKNHSSPCELFKSMPWFGMDIGGTLSKLVYFEPKDITRDEADAEVETLKNIRRYLTKNSAYGKTGHRDTHLQMDNVCIRGRHGTLHFIRFPTSEMGNFLALARSKGMANLVTTVCATGGGAYKFEKNFKQEVNMNLAKFDELDSLIRGMLYIETTNPHECYYWSHPTDDSKCQKVPYDFSEPYPFLLVNIGSGVSILAVYGPENYKRISGTSLGGGTFLGLCCLLTGCNTFEEAIELATGGDNTRVDKLVKDIYGGDYGPFGLPGDLVASSFGQMNSKDRRNAVSKQDLARATLVTITNNIGSIARMCAVNEKIERVVFVGNFLRVNPISMKLLAYAMDYWSKGTMKALFLEHEGYFGAVGCLLQFKGEAN; encoded by the exons ATGACTCGAAGAACAGTAATGAGTCCTCAAacttataaaaatcatattacaACAGAAGCTATGGCATCTAATGGTTATACTGATTCTGAGACTCCAGTCAAGGAGTCCAAAAACCATTCATCACCTTGTGAGTTATTCAAGT CAATGCCATGGTTTGGTATGGATATAGGAGGTACATTATCCAAATTGGTATATTTTGAACCTAAAGATATTACAAGAGATGAAGCAGATGCAGAAGTTGagactttaaaaaatattcgacgatATCTAACTAAAAATTCAGCATATGGGAAAACAGGTCATAGAGACACACACTTACAA ATGGATAATGTTTGTATCAGAGGTAGACATGGtacattacattttattagaTTTCCTACAAGTGAGATGGGAAATTTCTTAGCGTTAGCAAGGTCTAAAGGCATGGCAAATCTTGTCACAACAGTTTGTGCTACTGGTGGTGGAgcatataaatttgaaaaaaattttaaacaa GaagtaaatatgaatttaGCAAAATTTGATGAATTAGATAGTTTAATACGTGGTATGCTCTACATAGAAACAACAAATCCACACGAATGTTATTACTGGTCACACCCTACGGATGATAGTAAATGTCAGAAGGTTCCCTATGACTTTTCTGAGCCCTACCCGTTTTTG cttGTAAATATAGGGTCAGGAGTAAGCATATTAGCAGTTTATGGGccagaaaattataaaagaatatctGGTACTAG TTTAGGTGGTGGCACATTTTTAGGATTATGTTGTTTACTAACTGGATGCAACACTTTCGAAGAGGCAATAGAATTAGCAACTGGAGGTGATAATACTAGAGTAGATAAATTAGTTAAGGATATTTATGGTGGGGATTATGGTCCATTTGGTCTTCCTGGTGATCTTGTTGCAAGCAg TTTTGGACAGATGAATTCTAAAGATCGACGGAATGCAGTTAGCAAACAAGATCTCGCACGCGCAACACTTGTTACCATTACAAACAATATTGGTTCTATCGCGCGTATGTGTGCCGtcaatgaaaaaattgaaagg GTAGtatttgtaggaaattttcTTAGAGTAAATCCTATATCAATGAAACTTCTGGCCTACGCTATGGATTATTGGTCTAAAGGAACGATGAAAGCTTTGTTTTTAGAGCATGAG GGTTATTTTGGTGCAGTAGGATGCCTACTTCAATTTAAGGGTGAAGCAAActaa
- the LOC122575421 gene encoding pantothenate kinase 3 isoform X2, whose amino-acid sequence MTRRTVMSPQTYKNHITTEAMASNGYTDSETPVKESKNHSSPSMPWFGMDIGGTLSKLVYFEPKDITRDEADAEVETLKNIRRYLTKNSAYGKTGHRDTHLQMDNVCIRGRHGTLHFIRFPTSEMGNFLALARSKGMANLVTTVCATGGGAYKFEKNFKQEVNMNLAKFDELDSLIRGMLYIETTNPHECYYWSHPTDDSKCQKVPYDFSEPYPFLLVNIGSGVSILAVYGPENYKRISGTSLGGGTFLGLCCLLTGCNTFEEAIELATGGDNTRVDKLVKDIYGGDYGPFGLPGDLVASSFGQMNSKDRRNAVSKQDLARATLVTITNNIGSIARMCAVNEKIERVVFVGNFLRVNPISMKLLAYAMDYWSKGTMKALFLEHEGYFGAVGCLLQFKGEAN is encoded by the exons ATGACTCGAAGAACAGTAATGAGTCCTCAAacttataaaaatcatattacaACAGAAGCTATGGCATCTAATGGTTATACTGATTCTGAGACTCCAGTCAAGGAGTCCAAAAACCATTCATCACCTT CAATGCCATGGTTTGGTATGGATATAGGAGGTACATTATCCAAATTGGTATATTTTGAACCTAAAGATATTACAAGAGATGAAGCAGATGCAGAAGTTGagactttaaaaaatattcgacgatATCTAACTAAAAATTCAGCATATGGGAAAACAGGTCATAGAGACACACACTTACAA ATGGATAATGTTTGTATCAGAGGTAGACATGGtacattacattttattagaTTTCCTACAAGTGAGATGGGAAATTTCTTAGCGTTAGCAAGGTCTAAAGGCATGGCAAATCTTGTCACAACAGTTTGTGCTACTGGTGGTGGAgcatataaatttgaaaaaaattttaaacaa GaagtaaatatgaatttaGCAAAATTTGATGAATTAGATAGTTTAATACGTGGTATGCTCTACATAGAAACAACAAATCCACACGAATGTTATTACTGGTCACACCCTACGGATGATAGTAAATGTCAGAAGGTTCCCTATGACTTTTCTGAGCCCTACCCGTTTTTG cttGTAAATATAGGGTCAGGAGTAAGCATATTAGCAGTTTATGGGccagaaaattataaaagaatatctGGTACTAG TTTAGGTGGTGGCACATTTTTAGGATTATGTTGTTTACTAACTGGATGCAACACTTTCGAAGAGGCAATAGAATTAGCAACTGGAGGTGATAATACTAGAGTAGATAAATTAGTTAAGGATATTTATGGTGGGGATTATGGTCCATTTGGTCTTCCTGGTGATCTTGTTGCAAGCAg TTTTGGACAGATGAATTCTAAAGATCGACGGAATGCAGTTAGCAAACAAGATCTCGCACGCGCAACACTTGTTACCATTACAAACAATATTGGTTCTATCGCGCGTATGTGTGCCGtcaatgaaaaaattgaaagg GTAGtatttgtaggaaattttcTTAGAGTAAATCCTATATCAATGAAACTTCTGGCCTACGCTATGGATTATTGGTCTAAAGGAACGATGAAAGCTTTGTTTTTAGAGCATGAG GGTTATTTTGGTGCAGTAGGATGCCTACTTCAATTTAAGGGTGAAGCAAActaa
- the LOC122575418 gene encoding dynein regulatory complex subunit 4 codes for MGPKKAKVPATVDGVDTSKMNREQLEVYAHKILEEMEREREERNFFQLERDKIRTFWEITRHQLDEAQATVRNKEHEKEELSEKHEAELKLYKQKVKHLMYEHQTNLSETKAEHMVALKMAQDDHTLQENELIKDKRELKRLQKEQDLAHINEIKALKLQHAEETDKLIKQFETEAQELEQKYEQKLTSQYESLTLKHRMEITEVEERKNTQIANLIKNHEVAFAEMKTYYNDITLNNLSLIKSMKDQMDEMRSNEERMKKQVRELTIENKKYSTDIKSYEESLANYTRQLANYGKDKQNLISTKKRLVTATKELENLKWENEVLEVRFEKCQSERNELHSRFVSAILELQQKTGLKNILLEKKLEKLSDLLEQREAQISEVLTAAQLDPMAVINANKKLENLLNRKNSAIQDLQYELAKVCKAHDDLLRTYETKLQEYGIPKSELGFQPLRVKGIPTKLGMGPAGLVTLNH; via the exons atg gGACCTAAAAAAGCAAAAGTACCTGCTACTGTTGATGGTGTAGATACGTCGAAAATGAATAGAGAACAATTAGAAGTTTATGCACACAAGATACTTGAAGAAATGGAGCGTGaacgagaggaaagaaatttttttcaacttGAAAGAGATAAGATTAGAACTTTTTGGGAAATTACAAGACATCAATTAGATGAAGCGCAGGCAACTGTCAg aaataaagaacatgaaaaagaagaattatcaGAAAAACATGAAGCAGagctcaaattatataaacagaaagtaaaacatttaatGTATGAGCATCAAACTAATTTGTCGGAAACTAAAGCTGAACATATGGTTGCTCTTAAAATGGCCCAAGATGATCATACTCTTCAAGAAAATGAATTGATTAAAGATAAGagagaattaaaaagattgCAAAAAGAACAAGATTTGGCtcatataaatgaaataaaggcATTAAAATTG CAACATGCAGAAGAAACAGATAAGCTGATAAAACAGTTTGAAACTGAAGCCCAAGAATtggaacaaaaatatgaacaaaAGTTGACGAGTCAATATGAATCCCTTACTTTAAAACATAGAATGGAAATAACTgaagtagaagaaagaaaaaatacacaaattgcaaatttgataaaaaaccATGAAGTTGCATTTGCAGAAATGAAAACTTATTATAATGACATTACTCTTAACAATTTGTCTTTGATAAAGAGTATGAag GACCAAATGGATGAAATGAGAAGTAATGAAGAGCGTATGAAAAAACAAGTACGAGAGTTaactatagaaaataaaaaatattctactgaTATAAAGTCATATGAAGAATCCTTAGCAAATTACACTCGCCAACTTGCAAATTATGGTAAAGATAAACAAAACTTAATT AGTACTAAAAAAAGATTAGTAACAGCTACAAAAGAGTTAGAGAACTTAAAATGGGAAAACGAAGTATTAGAAGTACGTTTTgaaaag TGTCAGtctgaaagaaacgaattacaTTCAAGATTTGTCTCAGCAATACTTGAGCTCCAACAGAAGACAGGTTTAAAGAACAttcttttagaaaagaaacttGAGAAACTATCGGATTTATTAGAACAGCGTGAAGCACAGATCAGCGAAGTACTTACTGCTGCTCAACTAGATCCAATGGCCGTTATTAAtgctaataaaaaattagag AATCTATTGAATAGAAAAAACAGTGCCATACAAGATCTACAATATGAATTAGCAAAAGTTTGCAAAGCGCATGACGATTTACTTCGAACGTATGAAACTAAATTACAAGAATATGGGATTCCAAAGAGTGAACTTGGCTTTCAACCATTGAGAGTAAAAGGAATACCTACAAAGTTAGGAATGGGGCCAGCTGGTCTTGTTACATTAAATCACTAG
- the LOC122575423 gene encoding galactoside 2-alpha-L-fucosyltransferase Sec1-like: MSHAQQHVLASAIVLSLIVVFGIHVFLFPMYTSNPPARHIRISTYEQALCRTTLKNIRIPPEWRNPCPKFGIVSAVQGGRLGNQIWEYVSVWATARRTGLEPFMPRCILKTLEEYFENLSIPPLSYIGRCNLDVSQVVNSLGQWNSTEQNIIIPRHAAYWSLILVWLDDVRREFTFKPNLRAYAEKVLKEVAEEFNLSEPTFVSIHIRRTDYVDYLWQKLKIRPAPVSYYFAAMDYFIGKYRNVVFVVTSDNIVWCKYNLNSKRHRIKFVSDMNARGPGKDLAVLSACNHSIIDYGTYGSFGAILAAGETVVYNVTTYFSTLIAEVLPNWKIMS, translated from the exons ATGAGTCACGCTCAGCAGCATGTACTTGCAAGTGCAATAGTTCTTTCTCTGATAGTGGTCTTTGGCATCCATGTCTTCCTGTTTCCCATGTACACATCCAACCCACCAGCCCGCCATATAAGGATTTCAACATATGAACAAGCTCTTTGTCGCACTACCTTAAAGAATATCAGAATACCACCAGAGTGGAGGAATCCTTGTCCCAAGTTTGGAATAGTTTCTGCAGTTCAAGGTGGTAGGCTTGGGAATCAGATCTGGGAATATGTATCGGTGTGGGCTACTGCAAGAAGGACCGGCTTGGAACCATTTATGCCACGATGCATATTAAAAACTCTTGAAGAATACTTTGAAAATCTCAGTATTCCACCACTCAGTTACATTGGAAGATGTAACTTAGATGTTAGTCAAGTTGTTAATTCTCTTGGACAATGGAACAGTACAGAACAGAATATCATTATACCAAG ACATGCAGCCTATTGGTCTCTTATTCTGGTGTGGTTGGATGATGTACGAAGAGAATTTACATTCAAGCCAAATTTAAGAGCTTATGCAGAAAAAGTATTGAAAGAGGTGGCAGAGGAATTTAATTTGTCTGAACCAACATTTGTAAGCATACATATACGAAGAACAGATTATGTGGATTACTTATGgcaaaaattaaagattagaCCTGCACCAGTCAGCTATTATTTCGCGGCAATGGATTACTTTATTGGCAAGtatcgtaatgtagttttTGTAGTAACTAGCGATAATATAGTTTGGTGCAAGTATAATTTGAATAGTAAAAGACATAGAATCAAATTCGTGTCTGATATGAATGCAAGAGGTCCAGGCAAAGATCTTGCAGTTTTATCAGCATGTAATCACAGTATTATAGATTATGGTACATACGGTTCGTTTGGCGCAATTCTAGCTGCTGGTGAAACCGttgtatataatgtaacgACATACTTTTCTACATTAATTGCTGAAGTTTTGCCAAACTGGAAGATAATGAGTTga